The following proteins are co-located in the Thermoplasmata archaeon genome:
- a CDS encoding SDR family oxidoreductase, which produces MATSPGTRGTGQVAVVTGATSGIGREIARRLAADGYTVVVVGRGEPRAAATAAAIARETGNPRVESVGVTDLARPGDVRRLAATLLAKYPRIHVLVNNAGAFFRRREVTAEGLERTFALNVLAPFLLTSLLEDRLKESAPARVVNMASDAHLRQKLDLSDLQSGRAYAGFRAYGVSKLELILLTREFARRLAGTGVSVNAVHPGFVASGFGKNNGGGTKIAITVLGWLFAKSVRRGAVTPVLVAEDPSLASVSGEYFANERVVPGDPASRDPEAGGRLFAAVDQIAGPLSAPS; this is translated from the coding sequence ATGGCGACGAGTCCGGGCACTCGAGGCACGGGACAGGTCGCGGTGGTCACCGGCGCGACCTCGGGGATCGGCCGGGAGATCGCGCGACGGCTGGCGGCGGACGGCTACACGGTCGTGGTCGTCGGCCGCGGGGAGCCGCGCGCGGCGGCCACCGCGGCCGCGATCGCGCGGGAGACCGGCAACCCGCGGGTCGAATCGGTGGGGGTCACGGACCTTGCCCGACCGGGCGACGTCCGGCGGCTGGCCGCCACGCTGCTCGCGAAGTACCCGAGGATCCACGTGCTCGTGAACAACGCGGGGGCCTTCTTCCGTCGGCGCGAAGTGACGGCAGAAGGACTCGAGCGCACGTTCGCGCTGAACGTGCTCGCCCCCTTCCTCCTGACGTCGCTGCTCGAGGACCGCCTCAAGGAGAGCGCCCCCGCCCGCGTCGTGAACATGGCTTCCGACGCCCATCTCCGGCAGAAGCTCGACCTTTCCGACCTCCAGTCCGGCCGCGCGTACGCCGGTTTCCGGGCCTACGGGGTGTCGAAGCTGGAGCTGATCCTCCTCACCCGCGAGTTCGCCCGGCGCCTCGCGGGCACGGGCGTGTCGGTGAACGCCGTGCACCCGGGCTTCGTGGCGTCCGGGTTCGGCAAGAACAACGGGGGCGGCACGAAGATCGCGATCACCGTGCTCGGCTGGCTCTTCGCCAAGAGCGTGCGCCGGGGGGCCGTCACCCCGGTCCTCGTCGCGGAGGACCCGTCGCTCGCCTCGGTCAGCGGCGAGTACTTCGCGAACGAGCGCGTCGTGCCCGGGGACCCGGCATCGCGGGACCCGGAGGCCGGCGGCCGTCTCTTCGCGGCAGTGGACCAGATCGCGGGGCCCCTTTCGGCACCGAGCTAG
- a CDS encoding phosphosulfolactate synthase, protein MAGSVSSRAKATFFPASVPSVSRPRRTGVTHVLDRLAALHDDEIDLLAPYVDVAKIGWGLPLLLPREAVRARVRRYHDHGLEVSTGGTLLEYALTHDRAPQLLDEARELGFDLVEISSGIIELAPPQIERLAKAAKERSLDFFIEVGKKDAHYQLSLKETLTQIGHARTLGPRKVIIESRESGRGVGIYDSDGAIKWDWVRSIVAEHPKEDLIFEAPMESQQVQLLMELGSDVNLGNVAPRSVLPLASQRLGLRGETLGTIRTGRSVEGPPAAKFLFFLLETYRGLDQTQLAQMSRLPRRTVQSALESLRQQGLVRESVSLYDSRRREYRLA, encoded by the coding sequence ATGGCAGGTTCCGTCAGCTCACGCGCCAAGGCGACGTTCTTCCCGGCGAGCGTGCCCAGCGTCTCCCGGCCTCGTCGCACCGGTGTCACGCACGTCCTGGACCGCCTGGCCGCGCTGCACGACGACGAGATCGACCTGCTGGCGCCCTACGTCGACGTCGCCAAGATCGGCTGGGGGCTCCCGCTCCTGCTGCCGAGGGAGGCCGTCCGGGCTCGCGTGCGTCGCTACCACGACCACGGGCTCGAGGTCTCGACCGGCGGCACGCTGCTGGAGTACGCCCTGACCCACGACCGGGCGCCCCAGCTGCTCGACGAGGCCCGGGAGCTGGGCTTCGATCTCGTCGAGATCTCGAGCGGGATCATCGAGCTCGCCCCACCGCAGATCGAGCGGCTGGCCAAGGCCGCCAAGGAGCGCAGCCTCGATTTCTTCATCGAGGTCGGCAAGAAGGATGCGCACTACCAGCTGTCGCTCAAGGAGACCCTCACGCAGATCGGGCACGCGCGCACGCTCGGACCGCGCAAGGTGATCATCGAGAGCCGGGAGTCCGGCCGCGGGGTCGGCATCTACGACAGCGACGGGGCGATCAAGTGGGACTGGGTCCGGTCGATCGTCGCGGAGCACCCGAAGGAGGACCTGATCTTCGAGGCCCCGATGGAGTCCCAGCAGGTGCAGCTCCTGATGGAGCTCGGCTCCGACGTGAACCTCGGGAACGTCGCGCCTCGCTCGGTCCTGCCGCTCGCCTCCCAGCGGCTCGGCCTGCGGGGCGAGACGCTGGGCACCATCCGGACCGGGCGGTCGGTCGAGGGACCTCCCGCCGCGAAGTTCCTGTTCTTCCTGCTCGAGACCTACCGCGGGCTCGACCAGACCCAGCTCGCCCAGATGTCGCGGCTTCCCCGCCGGACGGTCCAGAGCGCTCTGGAGTCGCTCCGCCAGCAGGGCCTCGTCCGGGAGTCCGTCTCGCTCTACGACTCGCGCCGCCGAGAGTACCGGCTCGCCTAG
- a CDS encoding alkaline phosphatase family protein, translated as MGRAHGRVLVIGLDSVSPWLLFERFRPVMPNVRRLLERSRYGTLRSTDPPITVPAWAVMFSGMDPGSLGLYGFRHRKPGRYWEMYTPSSRSPLEPMVWDRLSRAGRRVCVIGMPPGYPPPILNGVAVSDFLTPASAKDIASPPSAIDAIQRSAGGYEFDVSFRSDDRARIADDLVRMTRKRFAVARDLWQREPWDLLALHEIGPDRLHHTFWKFFDPTHPRYEENHELQDRVSEYYAILDREIGALLDLVPASVRILLVSDHGSQPMAGAFCINEWLIRRGYLTLNGSLPRAGTPLEETEVDWARTRAWGAGGYYARIFYNVRGREPHGSLGPDSVPDFEATLRRELSEIPAPDGGSLRVESFTPRERYHEVRGDAPDLMVYFGGCSWRSAGTVGHGRLYLEENDTGPDDAVHSFDGIYSVSDPAEGAGRPGPPERIVDIGPTLLDLLGEPVPPGLHGRVIDGFR; from the coding sequence GTGGGGCGTGCGCACGGCCGCGTCCTGGTGATCGGGCTCGACTCGGTCTCCCCCTGGCTGCTCTTCGAGCGCTTCCGGCCGGTGATGCCGAACGTCCGCCGGCTCCTCGAGCGGTCGCGGTACGGCACGCTGCGGAGCACGGACCCGCCGATCACCGTGCCCGCCTGGGCGGTCATGTTCTCGGGCATGGACCCGGGCAGCCTGGGCCTCTACGGGTTCCGCCACCGCAAACCGGGGCGCTATTGGGAGATGTACACGCCGAGTTCCCGCTCCCCGCTAGAGCCGATGGTCTGGGACCGCCTCTCCCGAGCCGGTCGCCGGGTCTGCGTCATCGGAATGCCGCCCGGGTACCCGCCTCCGATCCTGAACGGCGTGGCCGTCTCCGACTTCCTCACGCCCGCCTCCGCGAAGGACATCGCCTCCCCGCCGTCGGCGATCGACGCGATCCAGCGCTCCGCGGGTGGCTACGAGTTCGACGTCTCGTTCCGCAGCGACGATCGGGCACGGATCGCCGACGATCTTGTACGCATGACCCGCAAACGCTTCGCCGTCGCCCGCGATCTCTGGCAGCGCGAGCCCTGGGACCTGCTCGCGCTCCACGAGATCGGCCCGGACCGGCTCCACCACACCTTCTGGAAGTTCTTCGATCCGACCCATCCGCGCTACGAGGAGAACCACGAGCTACAGGACCGCGTGAGCGAGTACTACGCGATCCTGGACCGGGAGATCGGCGCCCTCCTCGATCTGGTCCCGGCCTCGGTGCGGATCCTCCTCGTGTCCGATCACGGCAGCCAGCCGATGGCCGGCGCCTTCTGCATCAACGAGTGGCTGATCCGCCGGGGCTACCTCACGCTGAACGGATCCCTGCCGCGGGCCGGCACGCCGCTCGAGGAGACCGAGGTCGACTGGGCGCGGACGAGGGCGTGGGGGGCGGGCGGCTACTACGCCCGCATCTTCTACAACGTTCGGGGCCGGGAGCCGCACGGTTCGCTGGGACCGGACTCGGTCCCCGACTTCGAGGCGACGCTGCGCCGGGAGCTGTCGGAGATCCCGGCTCCGGACGGCGGGTCGCTGCGCGTCGAGAGCTTCACCCCACGGGAGCGCTACCACGAGGTCCGCGGGGACGCCCCCGACCTGATGGTCTACTTCGGCGGGTGCTCCTGGCGCTCGGCGGGCACGGTCGGGCACGGCCGGCTCTACCTCGAAGAGAACGACACCGGTCCGGACGACGCCGTCCACTCGTTCGACGGCATCTACTCGGTCTCGGACCCGGCCGAGGGGGCCGGCCGACCCGGACCGCCGGAGCGGATCGTCGATATCGGCCCGACCCTTCTCGACCTCCTCGGTGAGCCGGTTCCCCCGGGGCTCCACGGGCGGGTGATCGACGGCTTCCGATAG